A stretch of the Medicago truncatula cultivar Jemalong A17 chromosome 5, MtrunA17r5.0-ANR, whole genome shotgun sequence genome encodes the following:
- the LOC11409565 gene encoding uncharacterized protein, producing the protein MRRVISEHILLHKTESTEIEAPHSPKPPTTILINNIYLKEAVEKLSSMNHPDGDCPLCLFPLVTEDHQSETLPFMKLMSCFHCFHSECIIRWWNWIQSSKETGSANSDNATAHCNRDTHEKLEEGVGNCPVCRKPFHAKDLDHVLDLVGSHSSTVVSYLAFDNDEKILQSQHEIIRKQRFEAILSLQKENNGLIEPKKGIVILPGMYLQQPVAVPNSTSTKEPDEIEQQERDPPAVGSGRHVGGTSNGPSSSGNRNFGARRHRPRNDHHSSSTARHPRKPVQQQWVRRDNPSNKQ; encoded by the exons ATGAGACGGGTCATATCAGAACATATCCTCCTCCATAAGACCGAAAGTACAGAAATAGAAGCACCACACT CACCAAAGCCCCCTACCACAATCTTgataaacaatatatatttgaagGAAGCGGTAGAGAAGCTCTCATCTATGAATCATCCTGATGGTGATTGCCCGTTGTGTTTATTCCCTTTGGTCACAGAAGATCACCAAAGTGAAACCTTGCCTTTTATGAAGTTAATGTCTTGCTTTCATTGTTTTCACAG TGAATGTATCATTAGATGGTGGAATTGGATTCAGAGTTCTAAAGAAACAGGCTCTGCCAATTCAGATAATGCAACTGCTCATTGTAACCGGG ATACTCATGAAAAATTGGAAGAGGGTGTTGGAAACTGCCCTGTCTGTCGCAAACCTTTTCATGCCAAAGATTTGGACCATGTACTCGACCTAGTTGGCTCACATTCTTCCACAGTGGTAAGTTATTTAGCAT TCGATAATGATGAAAAAATCCTTCAATCTCAGCATGAGATCATCAGAAAACAGAGGTTTGAAGCCATCTTAAGTTTACAGAAGGAGAACAATGGTTTGATTGAACCCAAAAAAGGTATTGTGATATTACCTGGTATGTATCTTCAACAACCGGTTGCAGTGCCCAACTCCACGTCAACCAAGGAACCTGACGAGATTGAACAACAAGAAAGAGATCCACCTGCAGTTGGGTCAGGAAGACATGTCGGCGGTACCTCAAATGGGCCTAGTTCAAGTGGTAACAGAAATTTCGGTGCAAGAAGGCATAGACCAAGAAACGATCATCACTCTAGTTCGACTGCAAGACATCCGAGAAAACCAGTCCAACAACAGTGGGTTAGAAGAGATAATCCTAGCAATAAGCAATAG
- the LOC11416940 gene encoding MOB kinase activator-like 1A, whose amino-acid sequence MSLFGIGRNQRTFRPKKSTPSGSKGAQLRKHIDATLGSGNLREAVKLPPGEDLNEWLAVNTVDFFNQVNLLYGTLTEFCTPENCRTMSAGPKYEYRWADGVQIKKPIEVSAPKYVEYLMDWIESQLDDESIFPQKLGSPFPTNFKDVVKTIFKRLFRVYAHIYHSHFQKIVSLKEEAHLNTCFKHFILFTCEFGLIDKKELAPLQELIETIIY is encoded by the exons ATGAGCCTCTTCGGTATTGGCAG AAACCAGAGAACATTCCGCCCCAAAAAAAGCACTCCTTCTGGAAGCAAG GGAGCTCAGCTCAGAAAACACATTGATGCGACATTAGGGAGTGGAAATCTGAGGGAAGCTGTAAAGCTACCTCCCGGGGAGGATTTGAATGAGTGGCTAGCTGTCAACA CTGTTGATTTTTTCAACCAGGTGAATCTGCTCTATGGCACCCTCACAGAGTTCTGTACTCCCGAGAATTGTCGCACAATGTCTGCAGGACCCAA GTATGAGTATAGATGGGCAGATGGTGTGCAAATTAAAAAACCTATTGAGGTTTCTGCTCCAAAATATGTAGAGTATCTTATGGACTGGATTGAATCGCAGCTTGATGATGAATCCATATTCCCTCAGAAGCTTG GCTCTCCATTTCCTACCAACTTTAAGGATGTTGTGAAGACAATATTTAAGCGGCTGTTCCGTGTATATGCTCATATATATCATTCTCACTTTCAGAAAATTGTGAGCCTCAAAGAAGAGGCCCATCTGAACACATGCTTCAAACATTTTATACTCTTCACTTGT GAGTTTGGGCTGATTGACAAAAAGGAACTGGCTCCACTTCAAGAGCTTATAGAAACCATAATATATTAA
- the LOC11416941 gene encoding transmembrane protein 45B, translating into MGSFKGHALPGTLFFVVGVWHIWASIVRYVRNPKMFRVRAWNPVPGFDGRLKYLELYVVAIGAFIDLCVEFLYSTHLKIFVGGVLNPSHMNDFEHSGMLLMFFIYGVVALLSEKTRFLPLQEGVLCFLAAMAFSAEYLLFSFHSTSHKGLEGYYHTLLVFQIGLCILSSIAGALLPNNFPADLSNGIALALQGIWFYQTAFVLYGPMLPDGCKIKDNKIMCNSVDSEIRGELLANFQLFVAILAVLVGTVAAYVFAASRYANSEVNDLHTIQDGLDQN; encoded by the exons ATGGGATCTTTCAAGGGCCATGCTTTGCCGGGGACGTTGTTTTTTGTAGTTGGGGTGTGGCATATTTGGGCTTCTATAGTGAGATATGTACGTAATCCTAAGATGTTTCGTGTTCGGGCGTGGAATCCTGTACCGGGTTTTGATGGGAGGCTAAAGTACTTGGAGCTCTATGTTGTTGCAATTGGTGCTTTTATTGATTTGTGTGTTGAGTTTTTGTATTCAACTCACCTCAAGATATTTGTTGGTGGTGTCCTTAACCCTTCTCATATGAATGATTTTGAGCACTCAGGGATGCTTCTTATGTTCTTTATCTATGGTGTTGTTGCTCTACTTAGTGAAAAGACCAG ATTTCTTCCATTGCAAGAAGGTGTTCTATGTTTCCTAGCTGCCATGGCATTTTCCGCCGAATATCTTCTATTCTCCTTTCATTCAACATCACATAAAGGTCTCGAGGGCTACTACCACACCCTCCTCGTCTTCCAAATAGGACTATGCATTTTATCTTCAATTGCCGGAGCCCTTCTTCCAAACAACTTTCCAGCTGATTTAAGCAACGGCATCGCTTTAGCGCTGCAAGGCATATGGTTCTATCAAACTGCTTTTGTTCTTTATGGCCCTATGCTACCGGATGGTTGCAAGATTAAGGACAACAAGATCATGTGTAATTCAGTTGACAGCGAGATTCGCGGCGAGTTGCTAGCTAACTTTCAGCTCTTTGTTGCCATCCTCGCGGTTCTTGTTGGAACTGTAGCGGCTTATGTATTTGCAGCTTCAAGATATGCGAATTCTGAAGTTAATGATTTGCATACAATTCAGGATGGATTAGATCAAAACTGA